The sequence below is a genomic window from Corythoichthys intestinalis isolate RoL2023-P3 chromosome 4, ASM3026506v1, whole genome shotgun sequence.
ACAGAAGCAGCTGGATGTAGTTTCGAGATTCTTTGTTCAAGTGCAAAGATGGTGGAGAGAACCATTACAAGAAGACATGCTTAAGTTGAGGCTAAGACAATCAGGACTTGTCATGAAAACTCATAGAATCTGTGGTTGATACCCAAAGAAGCGGTCGCCCTTCAACTTCCAGGGACCCAAGGGTATTGCAAGTTGAAATGTTTACCCATAAcctgaaaaagtaatttttgtAGGGCTCCGAAATCGCGAACAAATGAACAGATCTGGAAAGAAATGAGAACATGGATTTAATTGccatacggcggaaaacactcaggtgacttgaaatcctgctctaagacccccaatttggtcagatttcaaaattgtcctatatgcatgtgttatacatcattggaaagcttaaaatctttttttttctgagggaagaaacattttgaagaggagggcatttaaaaaaaataaataaataaaaaaaaatttttttttttaaacccctacATTCGGTGAAAGCATGAGAGagaataattaaagacaccatgattttaacaagatattatcgtgtacttacattatttcgattcaaaaactccgtgtagcatgtatcacctctGACttagggattttatgggtgaaacacgataATTAAACcatggtcgcgatgcagaaatcgcagacatcaagaagtggtcgagattttctttttcaaatattaacccttttaaacgttatttttgttgttgttgtttggatcgattatcatctaaaatattggaggaaatgcgacagtataaaatacaatcaagcgatagttatgaggtagatatccgtgacttattaacagacactatttttttcattgtgacgtaatttgtttaaaagtttaaaacatgcgggtgaataaattttttaagtccttttttaaaaaaaattaaatattagacatcaatgattgATCCTTAGCTATAAATAACAGAAAATCGAATAATATAatgaccttctttttatggctgggttgaaataaaagcggttgcgcggtgtctgtaaacggggtctacagggtaaaacggacaaattaaaaatagtttgcgagcttaatgcgccatgaaactgctatggcagcatatacgtagagatattgttctatcaaacacaacagattttttggcttaaaatacagcagtttattttaaagaggtgtgcaagagcagaaactgctttttcatccttgtctgtgttttctgccatacatcaagggacacacacaaaaaaattgagaaCAAGATTACGACATttgaataaattataaaatatttttgaaattgGGTGGTCCTTTTCAATCACCCTGTATTTTTAGAATCGGGATTGGTGAAATAGATATTTGAAATATCTCAATGTTTTTAAAACAGATGAAAATCTGCAGTTATGTATTTTTGGCACGGAGTATGAGGCCGAGCTTCATGATTTGCATTTGTGGGCTAAACAAAATGATATGCCAGGCCAGATCTGGCCCACGgacttgagtttgacacccgtgATCTATGCAAACCCAGAAAAACCTGAAACATGGGATTTTGACAGAACGACAGAGGAGCTCGTCACACCCCAGCGTGTTCTAACTAGGCGCCGACCCCCTCCTACTAATTCCTCGCAACACTCTTTGTGTCTGTGCCTGCTCTGAATGGGTAATGAGTTCACCTCATTAGCTCTAGAGATACGTCACATAAGCCTCATCCTAGCTGTTTAGTGTTCATTACCTCTGCATTAGCATGCTGCTGCTCACTGTAGTAGTACTTTCTTCACATGTAGAATCATTATGCATAGAGTTCAGCCTTATTCAAATACAATACCTCCAACCTGACATAGCAGTAGCAGCCATGTCTGCTCCATACATGACAAGCTTGTCACTGCTTATGAacttgccattgatggcaataaacatcaaatccattttgacaaggAGGGCCGACAATCATCATTCATTGCAAGCCTTATcaattcaaattgatttgaTGTCAATCACTGTACACTGCAGTGAATAAGTTAATAAAAGCAGTCACTGTGAGACGTGCGTTTCCATATCTGGAAGTCAGCCCACTGAATGACTGTGATATGGGatacatttgtttattattaactAAATATAGATAACATGCTACAGTTGTTGCTGCACTTGCAAGAAATAGAAGGATGTTACAATACTGCCACCTTCTGGCTCTATTAGCATACTTTACATGTAAACAACATATTGAATAGATGCACTGGGCAACAATTTGGGAAATAAAATCCGTTGAGTTAAGATTTTTAAACTGATTAGCACTAAACTTGCCATGCTAATATAATAATTAAGGTCAGTTTTTTCCCCCTAGCAAGTGAAGTTTAATTCTACACTACTTATGTCCAGAACTAGACATAGcctatcttttttttcttttctttttaactaaaaaaaaaacaaaaaaacatacatatgtatagtggtttttcatatttttaaagaaCATGGACATCTATAGTTCAAATAAACTTGACATGTTAGAGAAATAACTGGGATCCGTTTTGGattaacacacaaaaaaacagctgcgagacctaaaataaatattttgtttcCCAGAGCGATTACCTCTTACTTTACATGCGTTACACacgtatgtcacaatgaaaagagtAAAAAGTACACGCGGTAACAGTTCACTCCCAGAGATACACTTTAAGGATCATGACATCATAGAGAATCAGAGGAACAACAGACACTTGGCTCCTGCTCGGTCCGCATGTGATCAGATGATGCCTTGCTTATGCACTCGAAGctgaaaaacaaacagtaaacatctcatttaattgtgtatcattGATAATGCAAAAGCAGGGGCCAGCAACCCCGGCCTCAGagctgcatgcggctctttgaACCCTCTGATGTGGCTCAGCTTtacattaaataaatatttgattaGAATTTTTTCTGATGCTTGCGAGACCTAACAAACAGGTTTAACTTTCTTTTAGTAGGCAGGTCAAGTCAGTCTGACTCTTTTGTTTGTTAACAGAACACTCACACTGCTCGTGAAatcaccaactatgtaaagtcacggTTGCAACCTGGAAGGTGTACTCACAACAAGTTTTTGTGCCATTCACAGGTGCAAAGAATTGTGGGTACGCCTTCCAAGTAACTGGCACtggaaaatatacagtacagcaTAAATCTACTTCAGTGTTATTAGGGGCCATAATCAGTGTATTTCTGGTTTTACGACAAATATGCATCAcagaatatatttatgtaaatataTGCTGTCCAGCTGACACAATCATTTGAAATATCAGTATGCGCATACacaatgctggccaaaagtattggcaccccaggcaattctgtcagataatgctcaatttctcccagaaaatgattgcaattacaaatgcttctgtggtaatatcttcatttattttgctttcaattaaaaaacacaaaagagaatggggggaaaaaaatatgtatatcattttacacaaaactccaaaaatgggcaggacaacagtattggcaccctttgaaaaatcatatgtCATacgtctctaatttgtgtaattaacagcaccggtTTCTTACCTTTGGcatataacaggtggtggcaataacaaaatcaGACTTACaggcagttaaaatggattaaagttgactcaacctctatcCTGTGCCCTTGTGTGTACCTAgcatggtacaccagactcaccgctgttccagcttttgagtctggccaccattcagcagataaaatttccagggcggagcaagccacagcaaacagagcggagtggaccaatcagcgacgggtggGCGTGACGTTAGTTAAGCGATgaaggacttgcgcgcggaagtaaacatacgaggagagcggagtttattcaacatggctggcgcgagacagactgttgtcagtgacttgtgtcgatgtgtttttggtcatttaaaactgattttactgtggattggaacatattctcggctctcctgttcgccatctgcgttgttgtggagacgacttccgacgcggaagagtgacgttgctcgttaagaacacgtcacgcaaataaacgaatctgattggacggttgattttgttcttgctcgagaagccgttaatgggctgggtcccagactattctcacagtgtttgaaaaaaaaacgggagaacagtctggccgtgccaggcaagtgtgtaccacattgagcatggagaaacaaAAGAAGATCAAAGTACTGTCTgagaacttgagaagcaaaattgtgagaaagtatgggcaatctcaaggctacaagtccatctccaacgaactgaatgttcctgtgtctaccgtgcgcagtgtcatcaataagtgtaaagcccatggcactgtggctaacctccctagatgtggacggaaaagaaaaattgatgagagatttcaacgaaagattgtgcggatggtggataatgaacctcgactaacatccaaacaagttcaatctgtcctgcagtccgagggtacaacagtgtcaacccatactatccgtcggcgtctgaatgaaaagggactctatggtaggataccaaggaaaaccccacttctgacccagagacataaaaaagccaggctggagtttgccaaaacttacctgagaaagccaaaagcgttctcttgtcagatgagacaaaagtagagctttttgggaaaaggcatcaacataagagtttacaggggaaaaaatgaggccttcaaagaaaagaacacagtccccacagtcaaaaatggtggatgttttggggttgctttgctcactggactgcttgaccatgtgcatggcattatgaactcTGAAGACtgccaacacattttgcagcataatctgTGTGAGTGTGAAAAATCTGGgtgtccctcagaggtcatgggtcttccagcagaaaaatgactcaaaacacacttgacctgaatcccatagaacaaccGAGGAGAGctgaaatggcagtttggagaaggcacccttcaaatctcagagacctggagcaattggccaaagaagaatggtctaaaattccagcagagcattgtaagaaactcattgatggataccggaagtggttttTCGCTGTTATTttttctaaaggttgtgctaccacgtattaggctgagggtgccaatatttttgtccggcctacttggagttttgtgtaaaatgataatgatttttttttttattattctcttttgtgttttttcattgcaagaaaaataaatgaatatattactgccacagcatttgtaattgcaatcattttctgggagaaattgtgcattatctgacagaattgctggggtgccaatacttttggctctTTGACTGATAAACGTTGACAACCCCTGTGCAAAAGTAAGTGAAATGTATTTTGAGTTGGTTTTGTGCACAAACGATGCAAATGAAACTGAATGTAACTTCATACATGTCTGAGTCAGAGTTGCCGGACAAGGTTGCATCCTTCTGCAAGTCCTCTAGGGACAGAAACCTCCTGACACTGCAACACTGCACCGCCTCAGCTACAGAGTAGCGCGTTCTTCCCGCGGCGCAGGCCTCCATCTTGGCCACGCTGAGCTGCGACTGCAAGAAAAGGTGCAGGCAGCTGTCCGACAGGAGCAGCGGGCTCTTGAGGATCCTAGATGATGGGATCGGACATTTCAGGGATTAATtcatcaaaatgtcatttttacattatgttaattgaaaccaaattttagaaaaaaaatcactacttTAAATCTTTACAGGGCAAGTGACCATTTttggaaatgaaaaaacaaaaagcaaaaaactaACCTCATAAAGACCTGACattcacatatgtggacatcataTATTTGGTATTCATGTGTGGTCTACATGACCCATAATGTCATGTCCACATATGATGAAGCCATAAtataaattagatttttttttttttaacgttattttcaaaaatatttttcatcaataaataaatgtataaaattCATAAaatgttaccgtaattttccgacTATGAGGCGTATCTAACTATAAGccggcacccaccaaattttccacaaaaacggcatttgctcATCGATAAtctacactggactataaaccgcagctgtcctcactgtattatgagatatttacaacaacaacGGTAACACTATATGACAGCGGCCTCATaagaccaccatgaagcttggaACCAattgctgcaaagcttcattatttcaagaagcttcatttggccatcactgcttccttgggggagacagtcaacctctgctgccacctgctgtcaacactgttgttgtccaacatgcctcctagcatgcattgcagcactacagctgtaaataccaatcaaaattaatgtttggtgctaattatttcttcagttactgttccagttgtttcattaagggctagttatggtatttgggatCACTTTAGTTCACAGTGGCGCcattagaccatcataattattacatgacactgccattagcattactgaatgcttatgacagatgccattaagtgtCTTCCGGCAAattgtgtcactaactccatttatgtccagctcagatcttttacatccattcaaatgtgAGAGAATTTGATGTTAGTGACATTATTTGCCGgacgacacttaatgacatctgtcataagcattcattaatgcccatgatggtgccatgtcataattattacggtcttatgacgccgctgtcatataaagtgttgcctattaacccaaattaatcaacaaataagccgcactaaactatgagccgcaggattcaaaatgagaggaaaaacatagcggcttatagtccaaaaattacggtaattaaaacaaaataaaattgattaaaataaaACCAGAAATGCACTCTGATTGTGGCCCCTCAATGACActaaacttgatttttttttttttttactttttgtaaTTTCAGAGTATTGAACTCATTGCCTTCCATTAACAATAGACGAccaattaatttaaactgggaggactaatTGTGAGTACTCTTGTTTCAGTGCCAGTGACAGTGTTAGACATCTAATCGATTAGTTGCTGCAAgcctcttccagtcaaaatggattggccgtcTAGCGTAGTGAAGGGTTAAGTTGAAAAACATTTCATGGCTATAACAAATTTAAGTAGATATTCTTACTGTTCCAAGAAGCTCTGGAGGCCCGCCATGCGGTCAGAGATCTGTTGTGCGTTGTTCAAGCTGAAAAAGGGGTTCTTCGGGGGAAGCTGGGGCACTTGCGCCCTGCAAATGACAGATTCAAAGGCCAAACCCTGAAGGGACTGAGCGCAGCTAACGAATGAAGCCCTCTGACAGTGTCGAATGTTTTGCGCTCACATCAGCATGGAGTTTGCTTGAAGCCTTTGTCGAAGCCACACAAACTCACTGAACCTCCTTCGCACTCTTGAGATCTTCTTAGTGAAGAACACGCTGTTCGTCTGAAAGATGTCcacaagtcagaaatcttgtcATCAGAAAGATTTGTCAGTTGGAAAATGCTCTTTTACTTACATGCAAACAAACTTCATAGTCCATATAAGCATGCCAAAAGTCATTCTTTTGGATGCGTGGATCTCGAACCCACACGCTGATGACCTGCTGCATGGAGGACTGAAGCTACAAACTGGCCCAGAGGAAAACAGGAAGCTTTTTTACTGTCAGCAGATAAGAGGAAGTTACATGACACGCTTGGAAAATCCATAAAATATTTGTATTGCACTGGTCCAAAAAGGCAAACATCTTGTGGACAGAGTTAAAGGTCAAGATTGAGTTGTCAGGCCTACCTGATTTCATGAGAATGTCAGTTTTGTCTCTCGCAGATTGAAATGCTGcaatgtgtttgtttttcagAGGAATGTGCGATAGTGCAGCAATTCTCAGTGAGCTGGAGGCTTTTGTTTTCAGTTTGACTCTTAAAAAAGGAGCAAAGGTTTCAAAACAGTGTTTAGTCACAAGACCTCTACAGGCCCCACCTACTGTATTTGCCCCTCCAGTGGTGCTTTTGCACAACAAGGTACAAACACATTCATTCACAATATCACATGAATACAAATACCTAGTTTTTGAGCAGTGACCACTGTCCGTATTATTTGATGTGAAAACAATGTTTTAAGGGCCTAAACATgcttgaaaactcaccaaaaagtgttgtttttgacagcccttttaattttcgtcttagtcttttggacaataatacttattagtcctagtcatattttagtcatttcaaaatgtgttttagtttttgttgacggaaACTCAGCCTAATTCCGTTGACGTTTTCTCAAactgttttagtccaaaaacacacaaaggtctccaacaatttcaaattaacATATGTAGCGTGacatgtagcgtctacaaggacaacgccaacttggtgataatgcaCTCggtaggaaaacagtacattattttaatttaattaacacCGCTGGATGCCCATATGTAAAAATTTTGTCCGAGAGTTTCGACGTTAGCACTAGCCTAATCCTAACAGGAATGCTATGATAACGCTactagttacatttagtgtgtgataatcactcagcacagacttttaaaagctaaagcaacattgcatattctcgctTGCCAAGACAATAAAaccaatcttaccgtgtgtttcaaaacaagagaGCCTAAAGCCTGGAGAGAACACTGGTGAGTGGGTGGGGTGGGGCAcatcacatcacatgagtgacacaacccaaCACTGATAAGATGCAGGCTAGCTACACATAAATtgccacgcattgtgaacatgtgacagaaactatggcgcattttcgtctcgttttcaTCACGTCAGACGAAATCTGGCATTCGTCTTGTTATCttgtagtctcccaagacacatttttagctcgttattgcctcatcatcatcatgaaaaatttgttcgtcgatgaaatattttcattatcgtcataattaaagaaaacaacactgtcacCAAACATTACACACACAACAGCCCTGGCAAAAAAGTTGATATTTTAAAAT
It includes:
- the snx10b gene encoding sorting nexin-10B yields the protein MQQVISVWVRDPRIQKNDFWHAYMDYEVCLHTNSVFFTKKISRVRRRFSEFVWLRQRLQANSMLMAQVPQLPPKNPFFSLNNAQQISDRMAGLQSFLEQILKSPLLLSDSCLHLFLQSQLSVAKMEACAAGRTRYSVAEAVQCCSVRRFLSLEDLQKDATLSGNSDSDIFECISKASSDHMRTEQEPSVCCSSDSL